Proteins co-encoded in one Kribbella solani genomic window:
- a CDS encoding FAD-binding oxidoreductase — MSIVIEGFAGKIVGAGDEAYDGLSGSVLVGGSPLGVLQPVDVPDVQKAVRYAATSGLKLAVRGGGHAFAGFGTNDGGLVIDLGLLHTVEIIDKEQHLVRIGGGANWGQVVDALAPHGLAISSGDTRSVGVGGLTLSGGIGWKVRKYGLALDSLVAVELVTASGELVRASADERPELFWAVRGGGGNFGVVTAFEFAAHPTGEIHFGKIVFAASEIADVLPRWADYLRTAPDDLTSIASFANPFLGGPEAPLEIQVAYDGSDPAEALDPIRKLGTVIADDVTPTPYAEVLVSGAVPPPGIQLVTRSAFVDKESVPDVLRILAEAGTAQGAPVIAVRTVGGAVARVADDATAYAHRQAELMIITTTIGPPPVIEATRPGRQQLWDRLSPHVHGAYANFLSDADDADVAAVYPAGTYERLAATKRDYDPANLFTGNHNVRPV; from the coding sequence ATGAGCATAGTGATCGAGGGTTTTGCCGGAAAGATCGTTGGGGCGGGCGATGAGGCGTACGACGGCTTGAGCGGGAGCGTCCTGGTCGGCGGAAGCCCGCTGGGCGTACTACAGCCGGTGGACGTGCCGGACGTGCAGAAAGCCGTGCGGTACGCCGCGACGAGTGGTCTGAAGCTTGCGGTTCGGGGTGGTGGGCATGCGTTTGCGGGGTTCGGGACCAACGACGGCGGGCTCGTCATCGATCTCGGGCTGTTGCACACGGTCGAGATCATCGACAAGGAGCAGCACCTGGTACGGATCGGTGGCGGCGCGAACTGGGGGCAGGTGGTGGACGCGCTGGCGCCGCACGGGCTGGCGATCTCCTCGGGCGACACCAGGAGCGTTGGCGTCGGCGGCCTGACGTTGTCCGGCGGGATCGGCTGGAAGGTACGGAAGTACGGCCTCGCGCTGGACAGCCTGGTCGCGGTGGAGCTGGTCACCGCAAGCGGCGAGCTGGTACGGGCATCAGCGGACGAGCGCCCCGAGCTGTTCTGGGCGGTCCGTGGTGGTGGCGGGAACTTCGGCGTCGTGACCGCATTCGAGTTCGCGGCGCACCCGACCGGCGAGATCCACTTCGGCAAGATCGTGTTCGCGGCCAGTGAGATCGCGGACGTCCTGCCGCGGTGGGCCGACTACCTGCGGACCGCGCCGGACGACCTCACCTCGATCGCGTCCTTCGCGAACCCCTTCCTCGGCGGGCCGGAAGCGCCACTGGAGATCCAGGTCGCGTACGACGGCAGCGACCCCGCGGAGGCGCTCGACCCGATCCGGAAGCTCGGTACGGTGATCGCCGACGACGTCACGCCGACCCCGTACGCCGAGGTACTCGTGAGTGGTGCCGTACCGCCGCCGGGTATCCAGCTGGTGACCCGAAGTGCCTTTGTCGACAAGGAATCCGTCCCGGACGTGCTGCGCATCCTCGCCGAGGCGGGTACCGCGCAAGGCGCCCCGGTGATCGCCGTACGCACCGTCGGCGGAGCGGTCGCCCGGGTCGCCGACGACGCGACGGCGTACGCGCATCGCCAGGCCGAGCTGATGATCATCACCACGACCATCGGCCCACCGCCGGTGATCGAGGCGACCCGCCCGGGCCGGCAGCAACTGTGGGATCGCCTGTCCCCACACGTGCACGGCGCGTACGCGAACTTCCTGTCCGACGCCGACGACGCCGATGTGGCCGCGGTTTACCCGGCCGGAACGTACGAACGACTCGCGGCGACCAAGCGCGACTACGACCCGGCCAACCTGTTCACCGGCAACCACAACGTACGCCCGGTCTGA
- a CDS encoding MFS transporter: MSQTTASTTNLRAWLGLLVVLGPVLLVSMDGSILFLALPRISQALDPSADQALWILDVYGFAVGSLLIAFGNIGDRYGRFRLLRIGALFFGLGSAGAALAPSPELLIAARAVMGIAGATLLPSALALLSELFADPRRRAQAIGIFAATFAAGFAIGPVIGGVLLERFWWGSVFLVNLPVIVVFLAASPFLLSEVRATRRGRVDVPSVAASAIGLLLTIYSLKHAAADGVSGAAVITMVAGLAVLGWFGVRQRRLEHPLIDFTLFRDRVFGIAVITGLLPLAAWSATAYLAGIYLQSVLGIPVLRAALLALPGAAVLTITCVVVPAVVDRIGKRNALLICHFTIAGGLLLLLPITVSGGAGWYVASTAVAGVGYGISFAVVADTAVGAVPPERAGSAGAIAETSNELGNALGIALLGSLAALLFRLYGPDLAPTLDATLQVPGLADTVVADAKSAFVTGLQVVAATASALHLLLGAVTLRRLPRTTGR; the protein is encoded by the coding sequence ATGTCGCAAACCACCGCATCCACGACGAACCTGCGGGCCTGGCTTGGTCTCCTGGTCGTCCTCGGTCCCGTCCTGCTGGTCTCGATGGACGGCTCGATCCTGTTCCTCGCGCTGCCGCGCATCAGCCAAGCCCTCGATCCGTCCGCTGATCAGGCGCTCTGGATTCTGGACGTGTACGGCTTTGCGGTCGGCTCGTTGCTGATTGCTTTCGGCAACATCGGCGACCGGTACGGGCGGTTCAGGCTGTTGCGGATCGGGGCGCTGTTCTTCGGGCTCGGGTCCGCCGGTGCCGCCTTGGCCCCGTCGCCGGAGCTGCTGATCGCGGCTCGCGCGGTGATGGGGATCGCGGGCGCGACCCTGCTTCCGTCCGCGCTGGCGTTGCTGAGCGAACTGTTCGCCGATCCACGCCGCCGGGCACAGGCGATCGGGATCTTCGCGGCGACGTTCGCGGCCGGGTTCGCGATCGGGCCGGTGATCGGTGGGGTGCTGCTGGAGCGGTTCTGGTGGGGGTCGGTGTTCCTGGTGAACCTACCGGTGATTGTGGTGTTCCTTGCGGCCAGTCCGTTCCTGCTCAGCGAAGTACGCGCTACCCGGCGAGGGCGGGTCGATGTGCCGAGCGTGGCCGCGTCGGCGATCGGTCTATTGTTGACGATCTACAGTCTCAAGCATGCCGCCGCCGATGGGGTGTCCGGTGCGGCCGTGATCACGATGGTTGCGGGGCTGGCCGTGCTGGGCTGGTTCGGCGTACGTCAGCGGCGGTTGGAGCATCCGTTGATCGACTTCACGCTCTTCCGTGACCGGGTGTTCGGGATCGCTGTCATCACCGGGTTGCTCCCGCTCGCCGCGTGGTCCGCGACGGCGTACCTGGCCGGGATCTATCTGCAGTCCGTGCTTGGGATTCCGGTGCTGCGGGCGGCGCTGCTCGCGCTGCCTGGCGCGGCGGTGCTCACCATCACGTGCGTTGTCGTGCCGGCCGTGGTCGATCGGATCGGGAAGCGGAACGCACTGCTGATCTGCCATTTCACGATCGCCGGCGGGTTGCTGTTGTTGCTGCCGATCACGGTCAGTGGTGGGGCGGGCTGGTACGTGGCGTCGACCGCTGTCGCGGGGGTTGGGTACGGGATTTCGTTCGCTGTGGTCGCGGACACGGCGGTCGGCGCGGTGCCGCCGGAGCGGGCCGGGTCGGCGGGCGCGATCGCGGAGACCAGCAATGAGCTCGGCAACGCGCTGGGGATCGCGTTGCTGGGGTCGCTGGCGGCGCTGTTGTTCCGGCTGTACGGACCGGACCTCGCACCGACACTGGATGCGACGCTCCAGGTTCCTGGTCTGGCGGACACGGTCGTCGCCGACGCGAAGTCAGCGTTCGTCACCGGCCTACAGGTAGTCGCCGCCACGGCAAGCGCCTTACACCTGCTCCTCGGCGCCGTCACCCTCCGCCGGCTACCCCGAACCACCGGACGCTAG
- a CDS encoding MBL fold metallo-hydrolase, with the protein MAVVDTAIWSGEPTFPVADAYAHVAEVAYWSGPIEQESALPHSAAARETIRLYGERLRSFEHHDEILPGVRALPATGHTPGHSAILLESAGERLLCVGDTFYDPLQVTNPGWATPWDLDHPASVATRRRILAWAADEQVLLHAYHLPFPGLGRVRRTATSFTWEPIR; encoded by the coding sequence ATGGCGGTTGTCGACACGGCGATCTGGTCCGGGGAGCCGACGTTTCCGGTGGCGGATGCGTACGCGCATGTGGCCGAGGTCGCGTACTGGTCAGGGCCGATCGAGCAGGAATCCGCGTTGCCGCACAGCGCGGCGGCGCGAGAGACGATCCGGCTGTACGGCGAACGGCTCCGGTCCTTCGAGCATCACGACGAGATTCTTCCCGGGGTGCGGGCACTACCGGCCACTGGGCATACGCCGGGGCACTCCGCGATCTTGCTGGAGTCGGCTGGGGAGCGGTTGTTGTGCGTGGGGGACACGTTCTACGACCCACTACAGGTGACCAACCCAGGCTGGGCAACGCCGTGGGACCTCGACCACCCTGCCTCAGTCGCCACCCGCCGCCGCATCCTCGCTTGGGCGGCGGACGAGCAGGTCCTCCTCCACGCCTACCACCTCCCGTTCCCAGGCCTCGGCCGTGTACGCCGAACCGCCACCTCCTTCACCTGGGAACCGATCCGCTGA
- a CDS encoding glycosyltransferase, translated as MRVLLSTWGSRGDVEPLAGLAVKLRQLGVDAQVCAPPDDEFVALLARANVPMIPLGPSVQSVVSRPKPPTAQDAFKLAPELVAARFETLTRAAADGCDAMLATGLMPAGVRDVAERLGIPYVLACFHILGLPSQHTSPGKRPGTPPATGPTDRRAEWAQDAERVNALYAEALNTHRAAIGLPPVGNVRDHVFTEHPWVAADPVLLPAAGQTELDIVQTGAWILPDERPLPADLERFLDAGEPPVYVGFGSMASYAPQDIARAAIEASRAHGRRVLLARGWAGLSTIDDAADCFVVGEVNQQALFPRVATVIHHGGAGTTGTAARAGAAQLIVPLIADQPFWAKRVTELSIGTSAPDPTTESLATALATTLSPTTQSKARSLGPTLQTNGTEVAANLLLQTINS; from the coding sequence ATGCGGGTTTTGCTGTCGACCTGGGGCTCTCGCGGCGATGTCGAACCGCTGGCGGGGCTCGCGGTCAAGCTTCGGCAGCTGGGCGTGGACGCGCAGGTGTGCGCCCCACCCGACGACGAGTTCGTCGCGCTGCTCGCGCGAGCCAACGTACCGATGATTCCACTCGGACCGAGCGTGCAGTCGGTCGTGTCGCGGCCGAAACCACCAACCGCGCAGGATGCGTTCAAGCTCGCGCCGGAGCTGGTCGCGGCGCGGTTCGAGACGCTGACGAGGGCAGCGGCGGATGGCTGCGACGCGATGCTGGCAACCGGTTTGATGCCGGCCGGCGTGCGTGATGTCGCGGAAAGGCTGGGCATTCCGTACGTGCTCGCCTGCTTCCACATCCTCGGTCTGCCGTCGCAGCACACCAGCCCGGGAAAGCGCCCGGGTACGCCGCCGGCCACCGGCCCGACCGATCGGCGCGCGGAGTGGGCCCAGGACGCCGAGCGGGTGAACGCCCTGTACGCGGAGGCGCTCAACACGCACCGCGCCGCGATCGGCCTGCCGCCGGTCGGCAATGTCCGCGATCATGTCTTCACCGAGCATCCGTGGGTCGCGGCCGATCCGGTCCTGTTGCCCGCGGCCGGGCAGACCGAACTCGACATCGTCCAGACCGGTGCGTGGATTCTGCCGGACGAACGCCCGCTGCCGGCGGACCTCGAGCGGTTCCTCGATGCCGGGGAGCCGCCGGTGTACGTCGGTTTCGGCAGCATGGCGTCGTACGCCCCGCAAGACATCGCCCGCGCCGCGATCGAAGCGAGCCGGGCGCACGGTCGGCGCGTACTCCTCGCGCGTGGCTGGGCAGGATTGTCAACAATCGACGATGCTGCCGACTGTTTCGTGGTCGGCGAGGTGAACCAGCAGGCGCTGTTCCCCCGCGTCGCAACCGTCATCCACCACGGCGGCGCCGGCACCACCGGAACCGCGGCCCGCGCCGGTGCTGCGCAGCTGATCGTCCCGCTGATCGCCGACCAGCCCTTCTGGGCCAAGCGCGTCACCGAACTCTCCATCGGCACCTCCGCCCCTGATCCCACCACCGAGTCCCTAGCGACCGCCCTGGCCACCACCCTGTCCCCCACCACCCAATCCAAGGCCAGGTCCCTCGGCCCCACCCTCCAAACCAACGGCACCGAAGTAGCCGCCAATCTCCTCCTCCAAACCATCAACAGCTGA
- a CDS encoding GNAT family N-acetyltransferase → MSTEIRRATVADAETVLTLMGELADYQDQGQYLTASVADWQGFLARAEVVVLIAEVNGDAAGYVSALRRPYLWVGGDLLALDDLYVRERYRDAGVGRQLMLGLARHALPDRLPISWGLRVENTSGYRFYERLGAKLVTKTAASWSPDVYAEQLKE, encoded by the coding sequence ATGTCCACTGAAATCAGGCGCGCGACGGTCGCGGACGCCGAAACCGTGCTGACGTTGATGGGTGAGCTGGCCGACTACCAGGACCAAGGGCAGTACCTGACCGCGAGCGTCGCGGACTGGCAAGGGTTCCTGGCGCGGGCCGAGGTGGTCGTGCTGATCGCGGAGGTGAACGGCGACGCGGCGGGGTACGTGTCCGCGCTGCGCCGGCCGTACCTCTGGGTCGGCGGAGATCTGCTCGCGCTCGACGACCTGTACGTCCGGGAGCGCTACCGCGACGCCGGAGTTGGCCGGCAGCTGATGCTGGGTCTCGCCCGGCACGCGCTGCCGGACCGCCTCCCGATCAGCTGGGGCCTACGTGTCGAGAACACGTCCGGCTACCGCTTCTACGAACGCCTCGGCGCCAAGCTGGTCACGAAAACCGCGGCCAGCTGGTCGCCGGACGTCTATGCGGAGCAGTTGAAAGAGTAG